Genomic DNA from Acuticoccus sp. MNP-M23:
AGCTGGTTGGCAATTTTTGCAAGCCGGTCCAGCGCAGCCCAGCACATGAGGGACGATGAGGTGTGGACACGCTCGCGCGTCCGCAGTTCCCAGATGCCGGCGTCGGGCTTGTCGTGGAGCATGTAGGCGCGGTCGCCGATCACCTCCAGATGCCGGAAATCCTCCATGGAGCCCTGCCGCAGGAGGCGCTTGTCGAAGAAGGCCTGGGCGGCGGCGAGGACGATGTTGCCGTAAACGTCGTGCTGGTAGTGCTCGTGCGCCTGGTTGCCGACGCGCACGGGGCCCATGTCCATGAAGCCCGGCAGGTCGGCCATCGATTCCACAATGTCCGCTTCGAGCCCGATGCCGAACACCGGCTGAACGTGGTCGCCCCGCGTCTGCGCGATGATATCGCGGATATAGGTGAGATAATTCTCCATGGTCTCGAGGTCGGACAGGTTGTTGAGCGCCCGGACCACGAAGAAGGCATCGCGCAGCCAGCAGTAGCGATAGTCCCAGTTGCGCTCGGAGCCCGGCGCTTCGGGGATGGACGTGGTTACGGCGGCCACGATGGCGCCGGTTTCCTCGAAGGTGCAGAGCTTCAGCGTGATGGCGGCGCGGATCACCGCTTCCTGCCACTCCAGCGGCAGGCCGAGGCGAAGCGACCAGCGCTTCCAGTAATATTCGGTCTCTTCCTGGAATTCGCGGCCGATGTTGCCGGGGCGCTCCGACAGGGATTCGTCCGGCCCGATGAAGAAATTGTACTCCCGTTCGAGGACGAAGAACGTCTCGTCACGGATGTAGGTGATCGGCGCATCGGTGTTGAGGCGCAGCGTGATGCCGTCGCTCACATAGCGCACATGGTTGGAGCCGGAGGTGATCTGCGGCTTGGTGGCCCCCCAGTCGAACCGGGGGCGCAGCACGACGCGGATGCGCGGGCGGCCGGAGACCGGGCGCAGACGCCGCACGATCTGCGCCGGACGGAAGACCCGCCCCCGCGACAGGAAGCGCGGCGCGAAATCGTCGATCTCCACCGCCGACCCGTCCTGCGCGATCAGCCGGGTCCGCAGGATTGCGGTGTTTTCGATGTAGTGCTGCTCGGAGTGGGAATAATCCTCGATCTCGACGGCGAAGGCGCCATCTTCGGACTCCCCCCGGCTGCCGAGAAGCGAATGAAACACCGGGTCGCCGTCCGGCCGCGGCAGGCACCACCACACGATGCGGGCCTTGATATCCACGAGCGCGGAGATCGAGCAATTGCCGATGATGCCGAGCGCCATGTTGTCGCTCATTGCGCCGAGCCCCCTGCCCGCAGTGCCGCATCACCCATCAAGATAAACCCTCCGCAATATTCCTGAGCCAGTCGTGCACGGACGGCACGTCCGGCAGGCGGTACTTGGCGCACGTCTCACCTTCGCCGACCTTGATTCCGAAGCCGCCGGCGGCCTGCGCTGCGCGCATTCCATCTTCGTCGGTCGTATCGTCGCCGATGAAAATCGGTGTGCGGCCCGCAAATGGCGGGTTCTCCATGAAGGCATCGACCGCAACGCCCTTGTCGAAGCCCTTGCCCTTGGCCTCAACCACCATCTTGCCGTGGATGAGGTGCAGGGTCTGGAGGTCTTCGGCCCAATCCTTCATCTGCGCCTTCACTTCGTCCTCGCGGCCGGGAGCAGCGCGATAGTGGATCGCAAGGCCTGCGCCCTTGTCTTCCATGGACACGCCGTCGCCCAATCCGTCCCACGCCTGGATGCGATCGCGCAGGGTGGCGATCTCTTCGGGCGGCGGGGCATGGTCGATGCCGGCGCCGGGTTTCGGCCGGCGCTCCAGCCCGTGCATGCCGGCCGCGGCGATGGGCATTGCAAGGAACGTGTCGACGTCCGCCACCTTGCGGCCGGTGACAACGGCCACCGCGCCATCTGCCCGGTCGACCACCTTTTCGATGATGGACTGCAAGCCGTCGGCAACGAGCACGCCGTCGGGACGGTCTGTGATGTCGACAAGGGTTCCGTCGAAGTCGAGGAAAAGCGCAAAGCGCTCCGGCACTGGTGGCGTCATGGAAGGGTCCGCATTGCCATGGGCCGGTTCGGCCGATGCGTGACACCATGCCCGCTGAACGCCGCGCGGGCAACCGTCCGGCAAGGCCTCAGGCCTTTGAAATTGCGCCATCCACCGCCGGTGGCCGGCGTTCGGCCGACTTGCAAAGATCGTAGACAACACAGGCCTCGCACAATGGCCGCCGCGCCTTGCACACATGCCGTCCGTGGAGGATGAGCCAGTGGTGCGCCCCTTTCAGGAAACGCGCCGGGACAATTCGCTCAAGGCCCGCCTCCACCTCATCCGGCGTCTTGCCCGGCGCAAGCCCGAGCCGGTTGCCGATGCGGAAGATGTGCGTGTCGACCGCAATGGTCGGTTCGCCAAACGCTTCGTTCAGCACCACATTGGCCGTCTTGCGGCCAACGCCCGGCAACGCCTCCAGTGCGGCCCGGTCGGCGGGGACTTCACCACCATGCGTGTCCACCAGAATACGCGACAACGCCATCACGTTCTTCGCCTTGGTGTTGAAGAGACCGATGGTCTTGATGAGGTCGCGGACCCTGTCCTCGCCAAGGTCGAGGACTGCCTGCGGCGTGTCGGCCACCGCGAACATCCCGCGCGTTGCCTTGTTGACGCCCACATCGGTTGCCTGCGCGGACAGAACAACCGCCACCAGCAGCGTGAACGGATTGTGGAACTCAAGCTCGGTCCTGGGCTCGGGCAACGCATCGGCAAGGCGTGCAAACAGAAGGTCGGCCTCGGCCCTGGTGTAGCGCGAACGCCTGCGGGGCGCTGCCTTGCGGCCGGGCCGGGGCGCTGGCTTCTTGCCAGCGGCGACGCTCACAGGAACGCCTCGTCCCACACCCGCTCGATGATCGCCGTCCACGAGGCATGGGGCTCGGCAAGGGTCGGCGCGTCCACCGTCGGGGCACTGGCAAAGGCGGCCTGTTCGGCTGCCGGCAGGGCCGCAATGTCGAGGACGGACGGATCGCCCCACACGGCGATATCAGCCTTGCGGGCCTGCGCGGCGGGCGAGAGGAGGAAGTTGGCAATCACCAGCGCGCCGGCCTTGTCGCCGGCGTTGTGCGGAATGCCGACGAAGTGGACATTGCCGAGGGTCCCCCCCTCGAACGCACCGATGGCTGCCGTCGGCGGCAAGAGGCCATCGGCCACGGCAGCTGCGGCATCGGACGGGTTGTACGTCAACGCCAGCGCAATTTCGCCGTCGGCAAAGAGACGGCGCAGATCCGCAACGCTCTGCGGAAAGACGGCGGCGGAGCGCCACAGATCGGGATGGAGCCGCTCCAGCACTGGTAAAAGGTTGTCGCGAACCAGCGCTTCTGCGCCATCGCCAGCCGGCGCCCGCAGCACGGCGGGGTCAGGCACGGTGTCCAGCAGGATCTGCTTCAAAAAGCTGGTGCCGACAAAGTTGGGCGGCTGCGGATAGGTGAAGCGGCCGGGGTTTTCCGCAGCAAAGGCGAGGAGACCCTCCAGCGTGCGGGGCGGATCGGTGCGCGCCGTATCGTAGATAAAGACAAGCTGGGCGCGGCCCCATGGCGATTGCTGTCCCTCCACGGGCACGCCGAAGTCGGTGAGGATTGCGGCGCCGTAGCGGCCAAGGTCAACGAGGGGCCGGTTGGGCAGCGCTTCGGCCCATTCGCCGCCGAGGAGCAGGCCTTTTTCCTTCATCGCGACAAAATTTTCGCCGTTGATCCAGATAAGATCCACAGCGCCGCCATCATCCTGCCCGGCGACGGTTTCGGCCAGCACGCGGCTGACCGCTTCGGCGGTGTCGGTGAGCTTCACCTGGCGCAGGGTGATGCCGTAGCGCGTTGCCACCTCGGAGCCGACCCAGGCGATATAGTCGTTGATATGGGTTTCCCCGCCCCAGGCGTACCAGTCCACCGTCTGCCCTCTGGCCGCCGTGGTGACCGCGTCCCAGTTGGCGGTATCCGGCACGGGATCGGCGTGCGCGGAGGCGAACGGGAGGGTCAGCGCGGCAAGGATTGCGATGGCGGTGGGTTTCAGCTTCAACACGGGGCCTTACCTGGTCGCGAATGCGCTCTGGAGCGCGGAGATTGTGAGGATCTGCGGCAGCACTTCAGGCGCAGCGGCCGCTGGATAATAGATGTAGAGCGGCACGCCAGCGCGACCGAACCCGTCCATCAACGCAGTGACGTCGGGATCGCGGCGCGTCCAGTCGGCGGTCATCATGGTGGTGCCGGTGTCGGCCAGCAGCGTTTCGAACGCATCAGATTCAAACACCACCCGCTCGTTCACCTTGCAGGTGATGCACCATGCCGCCGTGACGTTGAGAAAAACCGGCTGGCCGTTGCCGCGCAACGCCTCCAGCGATTGCGGCGTGAAGGCGGTGGTGCCGGCCATGGTCGCCGCCACGGCAGGCGGACGGGCCGAAACGCTGGGCCAGCCCGCAACGCCGGCCGCCACAAGGCTGATGCCGGCCAGAACGGCGGCAACGCGGTGCGAGCGCCCCCCGCCCCGCTGCGCAAGACCCAGAAGCCACGCCGCCAGCGCCACAAGCAGAAGCGCAAGGAAAGCGCCGAACAGTGCGTCCACCCCAACGAGCTGCGCCAGCACCCAGACCAGCCACGCGGCTGTGGCATAAAGCGGAAACGCCAGCGCCTGCTTGAAGCGGACCATCCACGCCCCCGGCCGCGGCAAGAGGCGCGACAGCCCCGGCATCAGCGCCAGGAGCACGAACGGCAGCCCAAGCCCCACGCCCATCGCCATGAACACGCCCAGCGCCAACATTGCCGACGACCCCAGCGCCATCCCGATGGCAACCGCCATGAAGGGCGCCGTGCACGGCGTGGCCACGATGGTGGCAAGGACGCCGGTGGCGAACGAACCGGCCACCCCGTCCTGCGGCCCCCGCCCGCCGAGCCGGGTCAACCCGGTGCCAATCTCGAATACGCCGGAAAGGTTGAGGCCCACCGCAAAGATCGCCGCCGCAATCAACCCGACGAACACCGGGCTTTGAAGCTGAAAGCCCCAGCCGACGGCAACGCCCGCCCCCTTCAGGGTCAGGAGGACGCCGGCAAGGACAGCAAAGCTCGTCAGGATGCCGCTGGTGTAGGCAGCGCCTATCATCGCGCGCCGCGCAAACGGCGCCGAAGCGTGTTCCACCAGCCCGAACACCTTCAGCGCCAGCACCGGAAACACACAAGGCATGAGATTGAGGATCAGCCCGCCCAGAAACGCGAACAGCAGCGCCTCCAGCGGCCCGATCGCGACCCGCGGCGCCGCGTCATCCAACGCCGCGAGCGTGCCGCCGCCGGACCCGCCGGGTGCGGATGCCGCGCCCGCAACCGCCACGGCTGCAACCGGCGCCGGATCGGCCTTGCCCGAAGCACTGATCCACCAGGCGCCCGCATCGGTTTTCAGAACGCCGCGCAAGGTGCCGTCGAGCCGACCTCGCCCTGCCGCAACGGCAAGGGTGAACCCCTCGCCGTCCGATGCGTCCACGCTGGTCTGTTCGGCAGCATTGTCGATCAGGCCGCGCTTTTCCGGGAAGAAGACCGCACCTTCCCCCTCGCCGGACGGAACCGTGAGGTAGATGGTCCCGTCCGCGCGCGAGTAGGCAGCGTCCATGTCGCTCTGGGCCGGCAAGGCCCACTCGGCCTGAACGAAGGTGAACGCGACGCCCGAATCGGCTTGCGACACCGGCCCCGTGGGAATGGTCAGCTCGGCCGTGCCACTTTCGGGGATGCAGATCTTTTCGCACACCAGCCAGTCGATCCGGACCGGCACCCGGTAGGGTTCGCCCGCCGGCCAGTCCGCCGGAACCGGCACTGAGGTGAGGAGCGTGAATTCGCCGCTGTAGCCGAAATTCATCAAGGGCGGATAGGGCAGCCGCTCGGGCACGGGAAAAAGCACCGGGCCGGCCGTGGTGCCGCTGGAAAGCGTGAAGTCGATCATCGGCGGCTCGCCCGAATCGCCGGGGTTGAGCCAATAGGTGTGCCAGCCGTCAGCCAGCGCATGGCGAACCGCAATATCGGTGCTTTCGCCGGGTGCGGTCACCGCGTTGCGCACCACAAGCTCGGCCGCCACATGGTCCGCGGCCATCTCTGCTGGCGCAGCCAGAGCCGGAAGCGCGCCAAGGACCAGAGCCGCAGTCAGACCGGCAAGATGGCGCAGCATCAAAATCATCCATCCCATTTTCATGCCGCTGACTTAGAGTGAGGATGCCCGCCGCGCCAAGCCACCCCCCTGTCACGATTGCGCGACGGCTGACCGGAGTGTTGTCCCATGAGCCAGGAATTCACCGTCCATCAGGAGCTGACGCGTACGTTTCGCTTCTATATCGCCCTCACCGTGTTTGCGAACCTTGGCTATGGACTGATGCTCGGGGTGTTTTTTTTCGCCGCGACTGCCGTTTCCGGCCCTGCGTCGGCGTTGCTGCTCATTCCGCCGGCCATGGTGTCCACAGGTTTTGCCGCCCTGTCGGCTTTCGGCGTTGCCGAGGCGTTCGGGCTGCACCGCGCCATTCAGTCCACAGGGACCGCGCTGGCGCTACCGCACATCACCCGGTCCATGATGCTGCCGGTGCAGACGACACTGACGCTGATCTTCCACGCCCTGTTCGCGTTCCTGCTCTTCGGCTGGACGTTCTTTGCGCTGATCGGCGTTCTGCCAACCCCGGCCGCCTGGGCCGGCTGAGATGCGCGCCTAGACGCCCGCCGCACTGGCGGCGCCGCCGACGGCCGGCTGAGCGGTGCGCCACGGATCGAGCGAGAGGCCGAGTTCCGCTTCGATGGCGTCCACCTGCGGCGCAAAACTGCGGGCAAGTGCTGCCGCTACCCCGGGGCAGAGATCTGGCTCTCGCGCCGGCAGCACGGTCCGGGCAAACCGGGCCCAGGCGCGCTGATGCAGCGGCTGGGCGACTGGTGCGCACGCCGGTTCGGGCGCGCCCTTGCACACAGCGCCGACTGCAACACCGGCGCTGCCCGCAGCGGATGGCGGCCAGGCATCGTTGGCCGCCACCTCATCGGGCCAAAGACCCAGAAAGAAGCACAGCTTCTCGAAGGTGGCGGCCGGGCTTGTCTCGATCTCCTCGTGCAGGATCACCAACAGCCGGTCCGGCCCGAAATTCAGCCGAAACCGCCTGACCCCGTCCAGATAGGTGCTGCCGGCGCGGTAAAGGTGGAGCGGCGACCACCCCTTGGCCCGGCGCAATTCCTCCTGCGCCAGTGCCGCGGCAAAGTCGTGCGTGGTTTCCAGCCCCATGTGGAACTGGTGCCGGAAATGGGCGAAGGCGCGGGCCACAGGCTCGCGAAGCACCAGAACGATACGGCAGTCCGGCCGCACTGCTGCGATGGCGGATGCAGCTTCCGGCGTCTGCAACAATTCCCGCGAGTTTTCGCCCAGCATCCGGAAGCCGGCGGCGGGCGCTTCGGCCGATGGCGGCGCGAGAGCGCAAGGCCCTGTCTCCACCGGGAGGCTGATGCGCGGGTGCGCTGCCAGCCACGACGACAGAAGACGACTTCCCGCCATTGCAGGCCCCGTGACGATGAAATCAGGTCCTGCACCCATGGCTCTACCTCCTGCCCAACCGACACGAAGATAATTAACGCCGGAGCGGAGCCTTGACCGTGCGCGAAAGGATAGGCGCGCGCCCCATCGGGTCAGAGGACAGCGCGAACGCGCTCAAGCGTATTTTCCATGTGGAGTTCCAGCACTTTGGCAAGCGCCTCTCCGTCGCGGCGGGCAAGCGCCTCGGCCATCTCGACGTGCTCGGCCATGGCTTCGGCCCACTTGTCCGGCCCGTGGTTGCCAAGATAGCGGATCCGCTTGAGCCGGCCCTGAAGGAGGCCGTGCATCTCGCAGAGGCTGGCATTTTGCGACAGTGCCACGATGGCCGAGTGGATCGACTGGTTGAGCTTGTAATAGGCCAGCCGCTCGCGCGCCTCGTAGCGCACGACCATGTCGGCGTGGAGGGCGAGGACAGCGTCAATCTCCGCGTCGGTACACCGGCCAACGCCGACGCGCGCGCAAAAACCTTCCAGCGCCTTCAGCGCCTCCAGCATCCCGGCCACTTCCTCGACGCCGAAGCGGCGCACGACAGCCCCCTTGGCGGGCACCAGCTCGATCAAGCCTTCGCTGGCAAGCGTGCGGAGAGCCTCGCGCAAGGGCGTGCGCGACACCCCGAGCACAGGGCCAAGCTCGCTTTCGTTCACCCGGCTCCCGGTCTCCAGGGTGCCGTCGATGATCATGTCACGCAGCCGCGTCACGACCTCTTCGTGCAAGGTTCTGCGCCGGATCGGTCTGTTCTGCGCAGTGGTCATGTCGCCGTCCAAGATGTTTCGCTCCACAGTTTCGCACACGCTCTTGCAGAGGCGCCACAGAGCTGCATACTGTATACAGGCCTTCAGGGCCATCCGACGGCACGCAAGATGCCGCATTCGATCACGGGAGGAAATGTGCGGTCGCAAGGCTGCGCGATGGCGCTTGATGCGCCTGGAGCGCGCGCCGCGTCCGCCACTGCCTCCTTCCGCCGATCCCCCTTTTGCCCGGCCATTGCCGGGACGCTCGAAACTTGCCCGCGCCGGGCCACGCACAAGGAACTGTTCTGATGTCTGACCGCCCCCTGATCGCACTCGCGCTTGGCGACCCGTCGGGCATCGGCAACGAGCTCGCCATCAAGGCACTCAGCGATGAAGAAACCTTCGAGGGCGCGGACTGGCTGGTGATCGGCGACCGGCGGATGTGGCAGTTGGGCGAGGAACAGGCCGGCACCGCGCTGGAACTGCCGGACTTCGACCCCGCACACTTCGACCGCGCCGCCTTTCTCGACCTTGCGCACGCCGAAATGGACGCCATCGAGACCGGAACGTCCAGCATGGCGGGCGGATCGGTGGCCCTTGCCAACTTCGACCTTGCGCTGCGCCTTGCAGCAGACGGCGCCGCCGATGCGGTGTGCTTCACCCCGTTCAACAAGCACGCGATGCGCCTTGGCGATCCGTCCTACGTGGACGAGATCGGCTTCATCAAGCGCGCCATCGGCACCGACGTCAGCGGCTCCGAATTCAATGTGCTGGACGAGGTGTGGAACGCGCGCGTCACCTCCCACGTGCCGCTCAGCGAAGTCGCCGGGCTGATCACCGAAGAGCGGCTGCTGCGCGCCATCACCCTCACCCACCAGACGATGGAGGGCGCCGGCATCGCCAACCCGAAGATCGGCGTTGCGGGCCTCAACCCCCATGCCGGCGACGGCGGCAACTTCGGCACCGAGGATGACAACATCATCGCCCCCGCGGTGAAAAAGGCCGCGGAAAAGCAGTTTCGGGTGGATGGGCCGATCCCGTCCGACACGGTCTATGTCCGTGCGCTGAAAGGCGAATTCGATGCGGTGCTGACCATGTATCACGACCAGGGCCAGATCGCGATGAAGCTGATCGGGTTCGACCGCGGGGTGACGCTGATTGGCGGCTACCCGTTCTGGATCGCGACCCCGGCCCACGGAACCGCCTACGACATTGCCGGCAGCGGCGAGGCCAACCCCGGCGCCACCATCAAGGCGCTGCAACTGGCCTCCCGCCTGTCGCGCCGCTCGAACCCGGACGGGTTCGCTGAAGCCGCAGACCGGCTTGCAAACGTCCGCGCCCTTGCCGCCAGCGCACGGGACGCGGCCTGACACCACCCTGAGTTCAACCAGACAACCCGGCACCTAAGACCGGGCCAAACTGACCCAACGGAGGATACCCCATGAAGCTCTGGACAACGCTTCTCGCCGGCGTCGCCGCTGCCGCGTTCGCCACCCAGGTCGCCGCACAGGAAGAGATCGTCTTCGGCATCTCGGCCGCGACCGGCTCGCTGCAGCAGCGCACCGCCGCAGAGTTCACCAAGCGCGCCAACGAGAAGCTGGGCGACAAGGCCGTCGTCAAGCTCTTCGACTCCTCGCAGCTCGGCAAGGATCAGGAGATGCTGCAGAAGCTGAAGCTCGGCACCTTGCAGATCTCCCTGCCGTCTTCGATCATGTCATCGATCTCGGACCAGTTCGCGCTGTTCGACATGCCGTTCCTCGTGGCCGACCGCGACCATATGGGCCGCATCGAGGCTGAAATCTTCTGGCCCGACATTGCACCCACGGTGGAAGGCAACGGCTACAAGGTTCTGGCCGTGTGGGAAAATGGCGTGCGCCACATCTCCAACAACGAGCGGCCGATCAACACGCCGGCCGACCTTGAAGGCATCAAGATCCGCACCCCCAAATCCACCTGGCGGGTGAAGATGTTCGAGGAATACGGCGCGAACCCCACGCCGATGGCATTTTCCGAGGTCTTCACCGCGCTGCAGACCGGCGTGATCGACGGGCAGGAAAACCCCTACACCAACATCGAGGCAGCCAAGCTCAACGAGGTGCAGAAATACCTGTCCAAGACCGGGCACGTCTATTCCCCGGCCTATCCCACCATGGGCAAGCGCACCTACGACAACATGGACCCCGAGATCCGCGACGTTCTGGAACAGACCGCCCGCGAGATGGAAGCCTGGGCCCGTGAGCAGGGTGCAGCGGACGACGAGGCGCTCGAAAAGGAGCTGGTCGACGGCGGCATGGAATTCAACGTCGCCGACCGCGCGGCGTTCGTGGAGGCTTCCAAGCCGGTCTACGCCGCATTCGCCGAAGAGGTCGACGGTGGTCAGGACATGATCGACCGCGCCATCGGCCTTGCAAACGGCAGCTAGCACACCCTCGCCGGGCCGCCGCCTTGAGGTGGCGGCCCGGATCCAAAGTCCCTTCAGCCGGAGCCTTCCATGTCCGCCGTCGCCAAGGTGCTGCAACGCATCCTCGAGGCTTTAACCATAACGCTTCTCGTCACCCTCGCGGTGGTGGTCCTTGCCGCCGTCGTGGCGCGTTACGTCTTCAACTCGTCGTTCGTCTGGTATGACGAGGTGGCGTCGATCATGCTGGCCTGGCTGACCTTTTATGGCGCAGCCCTGGCCGCCCTGCGTCGCAGGCACCTCGGCTTTCCGGGTCTCCTTCTCGCCCTCCCGGTCCGGGGCCGCTTCGCGCTGTTCGTGCTGGGCGACATCATCGTCATCGCGGTGTTTTCGGCCATTGGCTATGGCGGCTGGTTCATCCTGCAGGTGATGGGCACGGACACGCTGATCTCGCTGGACGTGCCGCTTTCGGTCACCCAGTCGGTGGTGCCGATCGGCGCCGCACTCTTCATTATCGCAACGCTTCTGTCGGCCCCTGCGGCCTGGGCCACGATGCGCGCCGGTGTTTCCTCGGAGGATGAGGAAATTGCCGAGGAACTCGCCAGAGCCGCCCGCCATGAGGCTGAAACGCCGGAGGCCCGCGCGTGATCACGATCGGTATTCTTGTTCTTCTTCTTCTGCTGATTGCCATCAATCTGCCCATTGCGGTGGCCATTCTGGCCGTGGCGCTGGTGGGCGTGGTGATCTCCAAGGGCGTGCCCGGCCTTTACGATGCGGCGCTGTCCGTGTTCGACGGCGCAACGTCGTTCCCGCTCATTGCCATCCCGCTGTTCATTCTGGCGGGCGCACTGATGAACACCGGCGGCATCTCACGCCGGCTGATCGACTTCACCTCTGCGCTCATCGGCTTCGTGCGCGGCGGGCTCTCCATGGTGAACGTGGGCGTTTCGCTGTTCTTTGCCGAGATCTCCGGATCTGCGGTCGCGGACGTCGCGGCCATCGGCTCGGTGCTGATCCCCTCCATGAAGCGCAAGGGCTACAAGCCGCGCTTTGCCGCCGCCGTCACGTCGTCCTCGGCCTCGCTGGCGATCATCATTCCGCCGTCGATCCCGATGATCCTTTATGGCGCGCTGGCCGACACCTCCATCACGCAGCTCTTCATTGCCGGCGTGGTGCCGGGGCTGATCGGCGGTTTCTCGATGATGGGGCTCTGCTACTATTTCGCCGTGCGCTACGACCTGCCGCGCGAGGAGGCGTTCTCGCTGTGCCGCCTGTGGAAGGCGTTCGTTGCGGCCGGGCCTGCCCTGCTCCTCCCGGTCATCATTCTGGGCGGCATCTTCGGCGGGATCGTCACCGCCACGGAAGGCGCCGGGCTTGCGGTGGTGGCAGCTCTGGTCATCGGCGGTCTCGTCTACCGCGAGGTGAAGCTCACCGAACTCTACACCGCGCTCATCGAGGGCGTGACGCAGACGGCGGTGGTGATGCTTCTGGTCGCCACGTCGGCGGTCCTCGGCCTGTACCTCACCGAATCCGAAGCGCCGCAGCGTTTTGCACGGGCCATCGTCTCGCTGACGGAAAACAAGATCCTCGTCCTGATGCTGCTCAACGTGCTTCTGCTCTTCCTCGGGATGATCCTGCACGGGGCGGCTGCCATCATCCTGGTGACGCCCATCGTTTTGCCGCTGGTTCACCAGATCGGCATCGATCCGGTGCAGTTCGGCATCATCCTGACGCTGAACATCGCCATCGGCCAGCAGACGCCGCCGGTGGCCAGCGTTCTGGTGACGGCCTGCTCCATCGCCCGGACGGACATCTGGGGTACGACGCGCACCAACGTGCCGTTCATCATCCTCCTGTTCACCATTTTGATGCTGGTGACCTATGTGCCGTTCGTCTCGCTGGGGCTGGTGGACGCCTTTTACCGCTG
This window encodes:
- a CDS encoding TRAP transporter large permease; the protein is MITIGILVLLLLLIAINLPIAVAILAVALVGVVISKGVPGLYDAALSVFDGATSFPLIAIPLFILAGALMNTGGISRRLIDFTSALIGFVRGGLSMVNVGVSLFFAEISGSAVADVAAIGSVLIPSMKRKGYKPRFAAAVTSSSASLAIIIPPSIPMILYGALADTSITQLFIAGVVPGLIGGFSMMGLCYYFAVRYDLPREEAFSLCRLWKAFVAAGPALLLPVIILGGIFGGIVTATEGAGLAVVAALVIGGLVYREVKLTELYTALIEGVTQTAVVMLLVATSAVLGLYLTESEAPQRFARAIVSLTENKILVLMLLNVLLLFLGMILHGAAAIILVTPIVLPLVHQIGIDPVQFGIILTLNIAIGQQTPPVASVLVTACSIARTDIWGTTRTNVPFIILLFTILMLVTYVPFVSLGLVDAFYR
- a CDS encoding 4-hydroxythreonine-4-phosphate dehydrogenase PdxA encodes the protein MSDRPLIALALGDPSGIGNELAIKALSDEETFEGADWLVIGDRRMWQLGEEQAGTALELPDFDPAHFDRAAFLDLAHAEMDAIETGTSSMAGGSVALANFDLALRLAADGAADAVCFTPFNKHAMRLGDPSYVDEIGFIKRAIGTDVSGSEFNVLDEVWNARVTSHVPLSEVAGLITEERLLRAITLTHQTMEGAGIANPKIGVAGLNPHAGDGGNFGTEDDNIIAPAVKKAAEKQFRVDGPIPSDTVYVRALKGEFDAVLTMYHDQGQIAMKLIGFDRGVTLIGGYPFWIATPAHGTAYDIAGSGEANPGATIKALQLASRLSRRSNPDGFAEAADRLANVRALAASARDAA
- a CDS encoding TRAP transporter small permease, producing the protein MSAVAKVLQRILEALTITLLVTLAVVVLAAVVARYVFNSSFVWYDEVASIMLAWLTFYGAALAALRRRHLGFPGLLLALPVRGRFALFVLGDIIVIAVFSAIGYGGWFILQVMGTDTLISLDVPLSVTQSVVPIGAALFIIATLLSAPAAWATMRAGVSSEDEEIAEELARAARHEAETPEARA
- a CDS encoding TRAP transporter substrate-binding protein; the protein is MKLWTTLLAGVAAAAFATQVAAQEEIVFGISAATGSLQQRTAAEFTKRANEKLGDKAVVKLFDSSQLGKDQEMLQKLKLGTLQISLPSSIMSSISDQFALFDMPFLVADRDHMGRIEAEIFWPDIAPTVEGNGYKVLAVWENGVRHISNNERPINTPADLEGIKIRTPKSTWRVKMFEEYGANPTPMAFSEVFTALQTGVIDGQENPYTNIEAAKLNEVQKYLSKTGHVYSPAYPTMGKRTYDNMDPEIRDVLEQTAREMEAWAREQGAADDEALEKELVDGGMEFNVADRAAFVEASKPVYAAFAEEVDGGQDMIDRAIGLANGS